The following DNA comes from Kitasatospora sp. NBC_01287.
TCCAGAGTTTGGGCCAGGCGTGCGGGCGGGCGGCCCACTCGGAGGTCTCGGCCAGCGGGGTGCCGTCGGCCCGGGTCGGCAGCACGGTGCAGGCGGTGAAGTCGGTAGCGATGCCGATGACGGCGGCGGGATCGACGCCCGCGCCGGCCACGGCCGCCGGCACGGCATTGCGCAGCACCTCGCGCCAGTCCTCCGGGTGCTGCAGCGCCCAGTCGGGCGGCAGGGCCCGGTCGGTGACCGGAAGACGGTCCTCGATCACGGCGTGCGGGTAGGCGTGGACGGCGGTGCCCAGCTCCTCGCCGTCGCGGACCCGGACGACCACGGCCCGGCCGGAGAGCGTCCCGAAGTCGACGCCGACAACGTAGCGATCGTCCTGGTCGTCGGCGCCGGTAGCTCGGTCGGAGATCGTATCGGTCACAGTTTCGTCCTTCGTGCGGAGCTGGGGTGGAAGGCGGCCGGCCGCCGAACGGTCCGCACGGCGGATCGGCGGCCGGCCCGGAGTTCCGCCGCCTCACCCTCATAAGGCGCGGAACCACGACCGCCGGCACCGGAGAAGCCAGGAGGGCCGCCATCCGGCCGGCGGGGTGGGCGACACGGTAAGACGCGAGGCATGCAGGGTGGTTGACATGTTCCGTCGCACTCCGCACCGTGGGACAGAGAGATGTTAGCGCTCACAATAGCCGCTGCACAAGAGCCTCTACCGAGGGGCGGCCCGGCCGGCGGGCCCCTCCGGGCCGCCCGGATTCCGCAGCGTCCGGCGGACTGCCGAGGGCACCGCCGGGCGCTGCGACGGCCGCCGACCCCTGGTCGACCGCGGCGCCCGGCTCCGCCCCGGCGGGCGTCTGTACGGTCTTCGGCTCTGTTTCGTAATCGGTGGTAGCACTACGTAGTGGTCACTGGAGGAGGATGCGGTGGCGGAGCAGGGGGAACCCGGCTCGGCCGTGCATCTGCCGCATGATTCGCTTGGTGCGTGTGTTGACGCCCTCGGTGCGGCCGTTGTGGTACTGGAGGGTGAGTCCGGCGTCGACGGCGGCGCGGTCGAGTTCGAGGCCGTTCGCGAAGGAGTGCAGGTGGGGCAGGTCGGTGGCGCGAACCGTGGTGATCCAGTCGGTGAGCTTGGCGTCATTGCCCTCCGCTGGGGTCAGTAGCTGAGCGAACTCTCGGGTAAGGCAGGCGAGTTCAGTCATCTCTGGGCAGGCTTCGGTGAGTTCCTGTGGTAGTGCGGTGTCCTTGTCGCGCAGGTTCTCGGGACGGGTGAGCAGGAGGTGGGCGAAGCGCTGCGGGGTGGTGACCGGTTTGTCGCCCTCGGCACGACCCTGGGGTGATGTAGCGGACCAGGAGGTTCGCGCTGCCGGTGTAGCCCAACTCCTTGATCTCGCACAGGAGGTGGGTGACGGGTAGCGCGGGGTCCTCGGCTCGGCGTCGGCGCAGGTGGTCGCGGTAGGGGTCGACGAGAGTGGGCTTGTAGCGGGGTGCGCGGCGGTCGCCGGTGGGCCCCTGCATGCGGGCGTACCGTTTGACGGTGTTCAGGGCGACGTCGAGGCGGCGGGCGCGTTCGAGCAGGCCGACGCCCTGGTCGAGGAGGTGGTGGACCCGCTGCCAGCGCTCGCGCGTGGTGTGCTCGCGTACGCCTGCGGGCCGGACGGGGTTCACGGCGGTGGCCCAGCAGCCGGCGTGGGAGCGGACCTCGGCCAGGACCTTGTCGCACAGGTTGCTCCACAGGGTGGGCCTGGTGAAGAACGCCAACCCGGCGCTGACCTTCGACACCGGTCACTGCGTCCGGGACCACATCGCCCGGTCGGCCTTCGCGCCAGGAGCTTGCCGACGGAACAGGCAGAGAGCGGTTCCTCTGCCTGTTCCGAGGCGGCTGGGCGTCATCCGGCCCCTGGTCAGCTCCAGGGGGACGCGGTGAGCCAGCTGGTGTCGTCGGCCCAGGACGTCGTGGAGTCCCAGGTGTTGGAGCCGCCGTCGGAGGCGGTGTAGACGGTGTAGTTGAAGTGGCGGAGGTACTTGTCGGGGTAGTTGACGGACTGGAAGGAGTAGCCCTGGCCGTTCTGTCCGGTCTGCGGGCAGAACGTGGCGTCCTGGGCGAACAGGGAGGTGTTGTCGTTGGCGTTCAGGTAGAGCTGGAAGTTCGAGTGCCGCAGGTACTGCCCCGGGTCGTTGGCGGACTCGAAGGAGACGCAGGTGCTGTTGGCCAGGCCGGCCCGGACGATCCAGGTGGAGTCGGCCTTGACCGTGGCGGAGCTGGAGGAGTCCACGGGGGAGATGACGACCTTGGTGTCGGAGTCGTCGTGGCGGATGTAGTCGCCGGTGCAGCAGGAGGTGGTGGCCTGCAGCGAGATCCGCGCGCCCGGGGCGAAGGGGGTGGTGCCGGTGGTGTAGCCGGCCGCGGCGATGTTGGCCTGGACTGCGGCGTCGGTGGCGTCGGTGGGGTAGCCCTTGACCATCGCGCCCTCGTAGAAGGTGCCCGCGCTGTCGTTGTGGTTGGTCTGGCAGCAGTCGCCGCCGCTGCCGAGGATGATGGCGCCCTGTTTGTGCATGGGGTTGTACCCGCTGGGCAGTGAGCCGCTGTAGAGCTTGGTCAGGCTCCCGGACTGGGCGTTGGCACCCTGCAGTGCCATCTGGGTGGTTCCGTTGTTCTTGAGCATCGCGGTGACGAAGTGGCTGGTCTCGGAGACCTGGTTGGTGTTCCAGGCCGTGCTGCCGCCGGGGAACAGGCCGTCCTCGAGGTCCGCCTGCACCCACGGCCCGGTTCCGCTGCAGCCGCCGAACCAGCACGACGTGCCGAAGTTGATCGCGTCCATGGCGCCGTTGCCGTCGGCCTTGTGGTCGGTCTCGGTGTTGCCGTAGTCGAAACAGCAGCCGTTGTTGACGTGGGTACCACTGGTGACCATGTACTCGCCCTCGGGCGAGCTGCCGGTCGGCACACCCGAGCCGTTGGCCCAGTAGCTGTTGCCGGGGTTGATGTAGAGCGCGTAGGCCTTCTGGCCGCCCACGGTCAACGCCTCGGTGGTCGCGGTGGCGGCCGAGTCGGCACCCCCGGTCCCGCCCGGTCCCTGGTAGACCAGGGTGTTGCCGCTGTTGCCTGTCTGGTCGTAGACGCGGGTGATGGTGCAGGTGGTGCCCGCGCAGAACGAGTCCTGGGCGGCGGCGTTGGCGACGCCTCCGGCGGACAGTACCCCGATGTTCAGCAGGGCGCTGTCCGAGGCCCGCTCCACCTGGTAGAGCGAGCCGTTGTAGGAGGCGAACAGCGCGCGGGTGGTGCTGTGCGCCGCGACGCACGGGGTGCCGCCGGCCGCGTAGATGTCGCAGGGCCCCTGGGAGGCGGCGTGCGAGGTGCCGCTGAAGGCGATGAGGCCGGTGAAGGCGAGCAGCACTGCGACCAGGGGGACGACCAGCCCCCGGCGCAGGGGGCGAAACAGGTGCAGGGAAGGCATCATGAACTCCCTTGTTCATTGATACGGGAGTGCGAGCGAATGTTAGCGTTAACAACTTGCAGGCCGAGTCAACTGTCACTCGGCCGTTCGGATTAAGCCCTCACTATTGACCCACTCCGGACGGGGCGTCAAGAAGTCGAACCGGCTGTCTTCAAGAGGATCTCCACGGCGGCCCCCACCTCCGGCGGCAGAGGCGAGTCGGCCCACGGAGGCCTCCTTCTCCGGTTTGCGAACGGGGCGTTCAAAGCGTTGACCCGCCGGGTCTCCGCGTGGACACTCGATCCCGGCTCGTTGTGCGCGCTAACACACGCAGACGCAGTTCCACGGAGGTTCCCGTGCGTCTCCCCTTCCGCCAACCCCCACCGCGCATCGTTCGCGGCGCTCTGCGTGGCGCTGGCCGCCGTCATGCTCCCCGGCGGGGCGCAGACCCGGGCGCAGGCCGCACGCCGAGTTCGAGGCTCTCGCGATCCGAGGCCGAGCGCCCGAGCAGCACATGAGCCTTGTCGGCACCCGGCAGTCCCATCGACCGCCGCACGAACACATTGGAAGGACGGGCGGATCCACACGTCGGCCATGGTCAGCAACAGCCCCCTGATGGCGTGTCACGCGCAGCTGTCCACCGGGACTCTCGCGCGAACGCAGCCAATCCCCCCATGGCCAAAAAGGCGAGGACCGCTTCCGCGGCCTGCCGGTCCGACGGGCCCAGCAGGAACTGCAGCACGCAGACGGTGGCCAGTTGGGCGGGCGAGAGCCCCGGACGTCCGTCTCGCGGACACCAGCTCGCGAAGTCCTCATCGCACCACAGCCCGTCCAGCTGGTCCGGTACCCACATTGCCGTCGCGCCACTTGCTCGCCCAGGCGATCTGCGCGGTCAGAGACGGGACCTGCCCACCAGAACGAGGGTGAAGCGACAACGGACACCTCGGCGGCTGAATCGGTCGACGAGACAGCCCGAGACGCCCACCGATCACGCTCGCGCACCGGGAAGCACCAAGATCACGGAAAAGTCAGGCAGAGATGTCCGACAATTGTTCACGTCAGCAATCAGGTCCGTGCGACACCTTGACGCTACCTGCGCGCGCCTCCATAGTTGGCAATCGCGCTGCTCAAGCAGCCACTATCCCCGGGCTTTCCCATGGGCAATTCCACAGCATGAATTGTTAACGCTAACAACCGGGAGCACCGGCCCCGCCCACAGACGGACGAAGGAGTTCGCACGTGATCATTTCGGGATGGCTGCGCCACGCTCGGCGCACCCTGCTGGCGACGGGGGCGGCTCTCGCCCTTGCCACCGGCGTACTGGTCGGCACCGCCACCACCTCACAGGCGGCCAGCCAGCAGGCGTGCGACATCTACGCCGCGGGCGGCACCCCGTGCGTGGCCGCGCACTCGACCACGCGCGCGCTGTACGCGGCGTACAACGGTCCGCTGTACCAGGTGCGGCGCGCCTCGGACAACGCGACCACGAACATCGGCCTGCTCTCCGCCGGCGGGGTGGCCAACGCCACCGCGCAGGACTCGTTCTGCGCCGGCACGTCCTGTGTGATCACGGTGATCTACGACCAGTCCGGGCGCGGCAACAACCTGACTCCGGCTCCGGGCGGCGGAGAAGTGGCGACCCCCGACCGGCCCGCCGACGCCACCTCGGCACCGGTCACCATCGGCGGGCAGAAGGCGTACGGCGTGTTCATCTCCGCCGGTGTCGGGTACCGCGACGACAGCACCAACGGCGTCGCCACCGGTGACAGTCCCGAGGGCGAGTACGGCGTGGTGGACGGCACGCACTACAACAACGGGTGCTGCTTCGACTACGGCAACGCCGAGACCACCAACCACGACGACGGCAACGGCACCATGGAGGCGATCTACTTCGGCAACGCCTCCTACTGGGACACCGGTGCCGGCAACGGGCCGTGGATCATGGCCGACCAGGAGAACGGCCTGTTCTCCGGCTCCAACGTGAACAGCCAGAACCCGGGCGACCCGACGATCAACCACCGGTTCACCACCGCGATGCTCAAGGGCGAGTCGAACCAGTGGGCGATCCGCGGCGGCGACGCCCAGTCGGGGAGCCTGTCCACCTTCTTCAGCGGACCGCGCCCCACGGGCTACAACCCGATGCACAAGGAAGGCGCGATCCTCCTGGGCATCGGCGGCGACAACAGCAACGGCGCCGCCGGCACCTTCTACGAAGGCGTCATGACCTCCGGCTACCCGAGCGACGCCACCGAGAACTCGGTCCAGGCCAACATCACCGCCGCCGGCTACGCCGACACCTCCTCGGGCACCGGCTCGATCGCCCCCGGCTCGCGGATCTCGCTGCAGGCCACCACCTCCTGCTGCACCGGCGACTACATCCGCCACGACGACTCCGACACCAAGGTCGTCATCTCCCCCGTGGACTCCTCCAGCTCCGCCACGGTCAAGGCCGACTCCACCTGGATCGTCCGGGCCGGCCTGGCCAACAGCACCTGCGTCTCCTTCGAGTCCGCCAACGACCCGGGGCAGTACCTGCGGCACTCGAACTTCCAGCTCTACCTGAACGCCAACGACAACACCTCCCTGTTCGCCCAGGACGCCACGTTCTGCCCGCAGACCGGACAGAACGGCCAGGGCTACTCCTTCCAGTCCGTCAACTACCCCGACAAGTACCTCCGCCACTTCAACTACACCGTCTACACCGCCTCCGACGGCGGCTCCAACACCTGGGACTCCACGACGTCCTGGGCCGACGACACCAGCTGGCTCACCGCCCAGCCCTGGGGCTGACACCTCACTCCGACCCACCGCCGGGCCGCACGGAGAAGCCCTCCGTGCGGCCCGGCGCCGCCTTCCGGGGCGTGCTCACCCGGGCACCCGCGAACAACACGGACAGCCTTCTGAAGGTCTTCCCGATCCAATTCATCGTCCCGCGCCAGTACGAAGCACAGGTCGGCCGACCGGGGATCACGCGCGGCCGCCACCCGGACACCGCTATGGGCCAGAGGATCGTAGGCGAGCACGAAGCAGACGCCCGCGGCACGCCAAGGGTCGAGCCGCCCAAGGACGTCCGCTGCCCGCAGCCGCAGGTCACCGCAGAGGGCGGGATCGAGGCCAGTACCAGAGCCTGGCGCGACGCCACCCTGCCGTCAAGATGCGCGAGCTGCTCCAAAGCGTCGACGCGCCACTCACTCGGCAGTGTCGCGTCCCATCGCGCGGCAGTTCCACGGTGGCCCGGAACGCGGCCCGTGAGCCGCCCCACGGGTCGGGACCGGTGCCGAGGAAGACCATGTCCAGGTCAACGACCCGGGCCTGGTTTGTCTCCTGATCGCCGGCGCGGAGGCCGACGGCCCGGCGCGCACGCCACGGGTAGGTGGCGTTGCTGCCG
Coding sequences within:
- a CDS encoding alpha-L-arabinofuranosidase B, with protein sequence MPSLHLFRPLRRGLVVPLVAVLLAFTGLIAFSGTSHAASQGPCDIYAAGGTPCVAAHSTTRALFASYNGSLYQVERASDSALLNIGVLSAGGVANAAAQDSFCAGTTCTITRVYDQTGNSGNTLVYQGPGGTGGADSAATATTEALTVGGQKAYALYINPGNSYWANGSGVPTGSSPEGEYMVTSGTHVNNGCCFDYGNTETDHKADGNGAMDAINFGTSCWFGGCSGTGPWVQADLEDGLFPGGSTAWNTNQVSETSHFVTAMLKNNGTTQMALQGANAQSGSLTKLYSGSLPSGYNPMHKQGAIILGSGGDCCQTNHNDSAGTFYEGAMVKGYPTDATDAAVQANIAAAGYTTGTTPFAPGARISLQATTSCCTGDYIRHDDSDTKVVISPVDSSSSATVKADSTWIVRAGLANSTCVSFESANDPGQYLRHSNFQLYLNANDNTSLFAQDATFCPQTGQNGQGYSFQSVNYPDKYLRHFNYTVYTASDGGSNTWDSTTSWADDTSWLTASPWS
- a CDS encoding alpha-L-arabinofuranosidase B, whose product is MIISGWLRHARRTLLATGAALALATGVLVGTATTSQAASQQACDIYAAGGTPCVAAHSTTRALYAAYNGPLYQVRRASDNATTNIGLLSAGGVANATAQDSFCAGTSCVITVIYDQSGRGNNLTPAPGGGEVATPDRPADATSAPVTIGGQKAYGVFISAGVGYRDDSTNGVATGDSPEGEYGVVDGTHYNNGCCFDYGNAETTNHDDGNGTMEAIYFGNASYWDTGAGNGPWIMADQENGLFSGSNVNSQNPGDPTINHRFTTAMLKGESNQWAIRGGDAQSGSLSTFFSGPRPTGYNPMHKEGAILLGIGGDNSNGAAGTFYEGVMTSGYPSDATENSVQANITAAGYADTSSGTGSIAPGSRISLQATTSCCTGDYIRHDDSDTKVVISPVDSSSSATVKADSTWIVRAGLANSTCVSFESANDPGQYLRHSNFQLYLNANDNTSLFAQDATFCPQTGQNGQGYSFQSVNYPDKYLRHFNYTVYTASDGGSNTWDSTTSWADDTSWLTAQPWG